The following are from one region of the Arcobacter defluvii genome:
- a CDS encoding metallophosphoesterase — protein sequence MEQIYIIGDVHGCYKSLLALIEQLPNKKNSKIVFVGDLIDRGKNSCEVIELIINNNYDCVMGNHEELFLEYAPNKDEFGNDFNMENSLHYLEKCGGKATIESYKSKEIYLKHYDFIKNLPLYLEYKDYKTADDRYLVVSHSAVVNVWDKRDSKDKFDIENFENQLLYKRYKQFDNKDIFNVYGHTPRSEAKLTSFDANVDLGCVYKKEKVINPRLCALEFPSMKVYTQENIE from the coding sequence ATGGAACAAATATATATAATCGGTGATGTTCACGGTTGCTATAAATCACTACTTGCATTAATAGAACAACTTCCAAATAAAAAAAACTCTAAAATAGTTTTTGTTGGAGATTTAATTGATAGAGGTAAAAATAGTTGTGAAGTTATAGAACTTATTATCAATAATAACTATGATTGTGTAATGGGAAATCACGAAGAACTATTTTTAGAATATGCTCCAAATAAAGATGAGTTTGGAAATGATTTTAATATGGAAAATTCTTTACATTATCTTGAAAAGTGTGGTGGAAAAGCAACAATAGAATCATATAAATCAAAAGAGATTTATTTAAAACATTATGATTTTATAAAAAATCTACCTTTATATCTTGAATATAAAGATTATAAAACTGCTGATGATAGATACTTAGTTGTTTCTCATTCTGCTGTTGTAAATGTATGGGATAAAAGAGATAGTAAAGATAAATTTGATATTGAAAATTTTGAAAATCAATTGCTCTATAAAAGATATAAACAATTTGATAATAAAGATATTTTTAATGTTTATGGACACACACCAAGAAGTGAAGCAAAATTAACTTCATTTGATGCAAATGTTGACTTAGGTTGCGTTTATAAAAAAGAAAAAGTAATAAACCCACGACTTTGTGCTTTAGAGTTTCCGTCTATGAAAGTTTATACGCAAGAAAATATAGAATAA